The Anolis carolinensis isolate JA03-04 chromosome 2, rAnoCar3.1.pri, whole genome shotgun sequence genome has a window encoding:
- the chad gene encoding chondroadherin has product MNRSAFLFKLFCLLVCLLPILQACPQNCHCHGGDLHHVICDNVGLRKIPKVAEQTRLLNLQRNNFPVLPTNGFRDLRNLVSLHLQHSHIREISSGAFRGLKQLVYLYLSNNDINVIRMGAFDDLTELTYLYIDHNKIADLPKGLLSPMINLFILQLGSNKLRELKSGVFSGTKDLRWLYLSNNSISSIQPGALDDVENLAIFHLDKNQLTSYPLAAMSKLRVVEDLKLSHNPIKVIPDLAFQSFGRYMETLSLDNMGLEKFSDKAFAGTTTLKTVHIENNKLSSLPGSFPFNRLETLTMSNNPWHCSCQLAPLRRWLESTRSRPDAACASPSQARGQQIRDTAALRGCKLPTRRSKKGSRH; this is encoded by the exons ATGAACCGGTCAGCCTTCCTATTCAAGCTGTTCTGCTTGCTGGTATGCCTGCTGCCCATACTGCAGGCATGTCCCCAGAACTGTCACTGCCATGGTGGAGATCTCCATCATGTCATTTGTGACAACGTTGGGCTGAGAAAGATCCCCAAGGTAGCCGAACAGACACGGCTCCTCAATCTTCAGAGGAACAATTTCCCTGTCTTGCCAACCAATGGTTTCAGAGATTTGAGAAATCTTGTATCGCTCCACCTCCAACATTCCCACATCAGAGAGATCTCCAGTGGAGCCTTCCGGGGTCTGAAGCAGTTGGTCTATCTTTATTTGTCTAATAATGACATTAATGTCATCAGAATGGGAGCCTTTGATGACCTGACAGAGCTTACTTACCTCTACATAGACCATAACAAGATTGCTGACTTACCCAAGGGACTCCTCTCCCCAATGATTAATCTTTTTATCCTGCAGCTAGGCAGCAACAAGCTGCGAGAGCTGAAATCAGGAGTCTTCAGTGGCACCAAGGACCTTCGCTGGCTCTATCTGTCAAACAACTCCATCTCTTCTATCCAGCCAGGAGCACTGGATGATGTGGAAAATCTGGCTATATTCCACTTGGATAAGAACCAATTGACCAGCTACCCACTTGCTGCAATGAGCAAGCTGAGGGTGGTGGAGGACCTGAAGCTATCACACAACCCAATAAAAGTCATTCCAGACTTAGCCTTCCAGTCTTTTGGGCGCTACATGGAGACCCTCAGCCTGGACAACATGGGTCTAGAAAAG TTTTCAGATAAAGCATTTGCTGGCACAACCACACTGAAGACTGTTCACATTGAGAATAACAAACTTTCCAGTCTTCCTGGAAGCTTTCCCTTCAACCGCCTTGAGACACTCACCATGTCCAATAACCCATGGCACTGTTCCTGTCAGCTAGCACCTCTGCGCAG GTGGCTGGAATCCACTCGCTCACGCCCTGATGCAGCCTGTGCCTCACCCTCTCAGGCTCGAGGACAGCAGATTCGAGACACAGCGGCACTCCGTGGCTGCAAACTCCCCACTAGGAGGTCTAAGAAGGGAAGTCGGCATTAA